Proteins encoded together in one Staphylococcus aureus window:
- the pyrF gene encoding orotidine-5'-phosphate decarboxylase, producing the protein MKDLPIIALDFESKEKVNQFLDLFDESLFVKVGMELFYQEGPQLINEIKERGHDVFLDLKLHDIPNTVGKAMEGLAKLNVDLVNVHAAGGVKMMSEAIKGLRKHNQDTKIIAVTQLTSTTEDMLRHEQNIQTSIEEAVLNYAKLANAAGLDGVVCSPLESRMLTEKLGTSFLKVTPGIRPKGASQNDQHRITTPEEARQLGSTHIVVGRPITQSDNPVESYHKIKESWLV; encoded by the coding sequence ATGAAAGATTTACCAATTATTGCATTAGATTTTGAATCAAAAGAAAAAGTAAATCAATTTTTAGATTTATTTGATGAATCATTATTCGTAAAAGTAGGTATGGAACTTTTTTATCAAGAAGGTCCTCAATTAATTAATGAGATAAAAGAAAGAGGCCATGATGTATTTTTAGATTTAAAACTGCATGATATTCCTAATACAGTTGGTAAGGCGATGGAAGGACTAGCTAAATTGAATGTTGATCTGGTAAATGTTCATGCTGCTGGTGGCGTAAAAATGATGTCTGAGGCCATTAAAGGATTAAGAAAACATAATCAAGATACAAAAATTATTGCAGTAACACAGCTTACGTCAACAACAGAAGACATGTTACGACACGAACAAAATATACAAACATCGATTGAAGAGGCCGTTTTAAATTATGCCAAGTTAGCAAATGCAGCTGGTTTAGATGGCGTTGTTTGTTCACCTCTTGAAAGTCGTATGTTGACTGAAAAGTTAGGTACATCATTTTTAAAAGTAACACCAGGTATTAGACCTAAAGGTGCATCTCAAAATGACCAACACCGTATTACGACACCGGAAGAAGCAAGACAGCTTGGTTCGACGCATATTGTAGTCGGTAGACCGATTACACAAAGTGACAATCCAGTCGAAAGTTATCATAAAATTAAAGAAAGTTGGTTAGTATAA
- the pyrE gene encoding orotate phosphoribosyltransferase has product MAKEIAKSLLDIEAVTLSPNDLYTWSSGIKSPIYCDNRVTLGYPLVRGAIRDGLINLIKEHFPEVEVISGTATAGIPHAAFIAEKLKLPMNYVRSSNKSHGKQNQIEGAKSEGKKVVVIEDLISTGGSSVTAVEALKLAGAEVLGVVAIFTYGLKKADDTFSNIQLPFYTLSDYNELIEVAENEGKISSEDIQTLVEWRDNLA; this is encoded by the coding sequence ATGGCTAAAGAAATTGCAAAATCATTATTAGATATTGAAGCTGTAACATTATCACCAAATGATTTATATACATGGAGTTCAGGTATTAAATCACCGATTTACTGTGATAACCGTGTTACGTTAGGTTATCCTTTAGTTCGAGGCGCAATCCGCGATGGTTTAATTAACTTAATTAAAGAACACTTTCCTGAAGTAGAAGTTATTTCTGGTACTGCAACAGCTGGTATTCCACATGCAGCTTTTATTGCTGAAAAATTAAAATTACCAATGAATTATGTTCGTTCATCAAATAAGAGTCATGGTAAGCAAAATCAAATCGAAGGTGCTAAAAGTGAAGGTAAAAAAGTAGTTGTGATAGAAGATTTAATTTCGACAGGGGGATCTTCAGTCACAGCAGTTGAAGCCTTAAAACTAGCAGGTGCAGAAGTATTAGGTGTTGTAGCTATCTTTACTTACGGTTTGAAAAAAGCAGATGATACATTTAGCAATATTCAACTACCTTTTTACACTTTAAGTGATTACAATGAATTAATTGAAGTAGCTGAAAATGAAGGTAAAATTTCTAGTGAAGATATCCAAACATTAGTTGAATGGAGAGACAACTTAGCATAA
- a CDS encoding VOC family protein — protein sequence MDIPKITTFLMFNNQAEEAVKLYTSLFEDSEIITMAKYGENGPGDPGTVQHSIFTLNGQVFMAIDANSGTELPMNPAISLFVTVKDTIEMERLFNGLKDEGAILMPKTNMPPYREFAWVQDKFGVSFQLALPE from the coding sequence ATGGATATTCCAAAAATCACGACATTTTTAATGTTTAATAACCAAGCTGAAGAAGCTGTTAAACTATACACAAGCTTATTTGAAGATAGTGAGATTATAACAATGGCTAAGTATGGTGAAAATGGACCTGGTGATCCCGGGACTGTACAACACTCAATATTTACATTAAATGGACAAGTATTCATGGCGATTGATGCTAATAGTGGCACAGAATTACCAATGAATCCTGCGATTTCATTATTTGTTACAGTAAAAGATACTATTGAAATGGAACGACTATTTAATGGATTAAAAGATGAAGGTGCCATTTTAATGCCAAAAACGAATATGCCACCATACAGAGAGTTTGCTTGGGTTCAAGATAAGTTTGGAGTAAGTTTTCAATTAGCATTACCTGAGTAA